The following are encoded together in the Vanrija pseudolonga chromosome 7, complete sequence genome:
- the SPAC1F7.11c_12 gene encoding putative transcriptional regulatory protein, whose amino-acid sequence MPPVTEEPKKKRRRRVAALTCEQCTRRKQRCNKEIPCNHCVQRGIADQCTLYIPRWSSSPEPAPRRTPERAAARDMPPAPPAPVDAVAVVEAPIMPVVPLRSPPPADSEAAFRDEMRARMTRLEELILASSAPAAGLSLLSGLSDIERVPGIPHAHAAKRAKVGPPPIPERLKEVCATSGVSPETFTQLIAELPDQGYASRIVVHYFKYINPLRYPILENKFWYPMDDLYDKQATASDDLESLRHLPLVFIVLAIGVLLAPESVAGSDKHRRAESLRLYWCSRRANLFTASIQPESVELALAGLLAGMYPLLGHDRPLVEGWSLLGASVRTAMAVGLHRDGEKMGLGPFEAEYRRRIWGYFMHADRHYSLILGRPSAIPEPCWICDACEPKNVDLETILPSQKILDRPMDEPTSTTFLILQRRLAQIDGLICNLHQKLNEVPTFEEVEELDAKIGRFIDSLPPAFRIEDADTSHDVLRPYLPVQRHALGTEIAFARILLHRPWLLRKADNDNFLLSRKACFESAKLDFRLRKAFAKRDPSAHKQFFAAQFVEFNSAVVAGIAAVTQPNAADADEFRMILRCFLEHHPLDNKALQTPSSQKEVAIITALYNRSLQVAAGNASWPTTDQIKKNPMLSDTPSASPVAMMVGNGVAGLPTPPSCSEETVTNLLGKDIYTTMLNLGVVSAPSAPLSRVDTASPSVTVDSSSRSGGTIFTPPSNMDWMDTGVLFPDTNMDMGAALEELGLPPQRGPGNLIVDPNPLMRWANSEYYQ is encoded by the exons ATGCCGCCTGTCACCGAggagcccaagaagaagcgtcggcgccgcgtcgccgcacTCACCTGCGAGCAGTGCACGAGG CGCAAACAACGCTGCAACAAGGAGATCCCATGCAACCACTGCGTGCAGCGCGGG ATCGCGGACCAGTGTACGCTTTACATCCCGAGATGGTCTAGCAGtcccgagccggcgccgagacggacgccagagcgcgccgccgcgagaGACATGCCCCCTGCACCTCCCGCGCCTGTCgacgctgtcgctgtcgtcgaggcgccgATCATGCCGGTTGTGCCGCTGCGCTCTCCACCACCTGCCGACTCTGAAGCCGCGTTCCGCGACgagatgcgcgcgcgcatgacgcggctcgaggagctgATCCTCGCGTCTAGCGCCCCCGCGGCGGGCCTGTCCCTCCTCTCTGGGCTGAGCGACATCGAGCGCGTGCCGGGCATcccgcacgcgcacgccgcgaAGCGGGCCAAGGTCGGCCCGCCGCCTATCCCCGAGCGCCTGAAGGAGGTGTGCGCGACCAGCGGCGTGTCGCCAGAGACGTTTACCCAGCTCATTGCCGAGCTGCCGGACCAAGGGTACGCGTCGCGCATCGTCGTGCATTACTTCAAGTACATCAACCCCCTGCGCTACCCCATCCTCGAGAACAAGTTCTGGTACCCCATGGACGACCTATACGACAAGCAGGCGACAGCgagcgacgacctcgagagcTTGCGGCATCTGCCCCTCGTGTTCATCGTGCTCGCGatcggcgtgctgctcgcgcccgagtcggTCGCGGGGAGCGACAAGCACCGCCGGGCGGAGAGCCTGCGGCTGTACTGGtgct cccgccgcgccaaccTTTTCACGGCCTCCATCCAGCCCGAGAGCGTCgaactcgccctcgccggcctcctgGCAGGCATGTACCCCTTGCTCGGGCACGACCGGCCGTTGGTCGAGGGCTGGTccctgctcggcgcgagcgtccGTACCGCGATGGCGGTGGGGCTGCACCGCGACGGGGAGAAGATGGGCCTCGGGCCCTTCGAGGCAGagtaccgccgccgcattTGGGGATACTTTATGCACGCGGACCGGCACTACTCGCTCATCCTGGGCCGGCCGAGTGCGATCCCCGAGCCGTGCTGGATCTGCGACGCGTGCGAGCCGAAGAATGTCGACCTGGAGACCATTCTCCCCAGCCAGAAGATTCTCGACCGGCCAATGGACGAACCGACGTCCACGACGTTCCTTATCCTCCAGCGACGGCTGGCGCAGATCGACGGACTGATCTGTAACTTGCATCAGAAGCTCAACGAGGTGCCGACCttcgaggaggtggaggagctcgacgccaagatTGGCCGCTTCATCGACTCGCTCCCACCTGCGTTTAGGATCGAGGACGCAGATACGAGCCACGACGTGCTTCGCCCATACTTGCCTGTCCAGCGGCACGCCCTCGGTACGGAGATTGCGTTCGCGCGCATCTTGCTGCACCGGCCATGGCTGCTTCGCAAGGCCGATAACGACAACTTCTTGCTGTCTCGCAAGGCGTGCTTCGAGTCGGCCAAGCTTGATTTCAGGCTGCGCAAGGCGTTCGCCAAGCGTGATCCCAGCGCGCACAAGCAGTTCTTCGCGGCGCAGTTTGTGGAATTC AACTCCGCAGTGGTGGCTGGTATTGCCGCAGTGACGCAGCCCAACgcggctgacgccgacgagttcCGCATGATCCTCCGATGCTTCCTGGAGCACCACCCGCTCGACAACAAAGCGCTGCAGACACCGTCGTCGCAGAAGGAGGTGGCAATCATCACGGCGCTCTACAACCGCAGCTtgcaggtggcggcgggcaacGCGTCCTGGCCGACCACGGACCAGATCAAGAAGAACCCCATGCTGAGcgacacgccgagcgcgtcgcccgtcgccatGATGGTGGGCAACGGCGTCGCAGGActgccgaccccgccgtcgtGCAGCGAAGAAACAGTCACAAAtctcctcggcaaggacatCTACACGACCatgctcaacctcggcgtcgtgagcgcgccgtcggcgccactGAGCCGCGTCGAcacggcctcgccgagcgtcaCGGTCGACTCGTCGTCCCGAAGCGGCGGCACAATCttcacgccgccgtccaACATGGACTGGATGGACACGGGCGTGCTCTTCCCCGACACCAACATGGACAtgggggcggcgctggaggagctcggcctgccaCCACAGCGCGGGCCTGGAAACTTGATTGTGGACCCCAATCCGTTGATGAGATGGGCTAATTC TGAATACTACCAGTAG
- the freB_2 gene encoding Ferric/cupric reductase transmembrane component B, producing MIPILLPLLLVPLALLLLPAASAAPRTSSHSVFLQLRPGLCGEACQAALGSVQFSDAPPTRNIFEAHARSKLWLGSAVHCLDVFCESPGDIGEGYAAVRTALERFGGVDVGPAELWRNDTMRDEALIVDTLVSDPRVVYDVGVRPALHAYNVAYDTLYTWDLNQAFHHGFGEFLYLLLLVLIAQGLVSRLARHTRSGKRPADVEGESKPLLGASGRSASLGSRFVTWYRRTIDTPALFGYTHVAPAGSGWLSIPTRLEAAVVAVYVGFNVVFTFVGYTITAESIFWPGRKDIELIRYVADRTGIMCFWNLPLLWALAGRNNVVLWLTTWSYCALPPPSLSHTAPTHAPASLNLFHRWVARVATLQAVIHSLAYLYLGLERGQSLQSLWSRQYWAMGVIATFAMVLLLPLSVRPLRERAYELFLQLHIWLAFATLVLLFYHVKVMRGAYDGWLWACLGLWAFDRGLRYARVAALAWSAPRGNNTLALATGEEHGLLRLSVEVAACTPAPGAYYFLYTPRSLTPWENHPMTLASAEPSPGGKGTTLHFLIAPQAGATKRIADEVAAAGGKTHMRVLVEGPYGEHHDVSAFDRVLLIAGGSGVTAVLPYAAEQRDKADVAWIVPNAAYARDVCSRELAGSASAHVYVTRQAGVSAADVWGIEEVESSEDDDEEMSQLGEDERSSLLRKIPASRPKLLASSGRPPMRDVLAQAVSKLVGGERLAVLACGPPVMMDDLRLAVSEAYGHGLGQLSGDRLVYFEDAFGW from the exons ATGATTCCAATactcctccccctcctccttgtccccctcgctctcctcctcctgcccgCGGCCTCAGCAGCCccgcgcacctcctcgcacTCCGTCTTCCTGCAGCTCCGCCCCGGCCTCTGCGGCGAAGCATGCCAGGCGGCGCTAGGCAGCGTCCAGTTCTCCGACGCCCCACCCACGCGCAACATCTTCGAAGCGCACGCCCGCTCCAAGCTGTGGCTCGGGAGCGCGGTGCACTGCCTCGACGTGTTCTGCGAGTCTCCGGGCGACATTGGCGAGGGCTACGCCGCTGTCCGCACCGCGCTGGAACggttcggcggcgtcgatgtTGGCCCTGCCGAGCTGTGGCGCAACGACACgatgcgcgacgaggcgctcatTGTCGACACGCTGGTGTCTGATCCGCGGGTCGTGtacgacgtcggcgtgcggCCCGCGCTGCATGCTTACAATGTCGCATATGACACTCTC TACACCTGGGACCTGAACCAAGCTTTC caccACGGCTTCGGCGAGTTCCTCTacctcctgctcctcgtcctcatcgcgCAGGGCCTCGTCTCGCGCCTTGCCCGACACACGCGCAGCGGCAAGCGCCCGGCCGACGTCGAAGGGGAGTCCAAGCCGCTTTTGGGCGCCAGCGGCCGAAGCGCCAGCCTTGGCAGCCGCTTTGTGACTTGGTACCGGCGCACCATCGACACGCCGGCCCTGTTCGGATACACgcacgtcgcgcccgccggcaGCGGGTGGCTCAGCATACCTacccgcctcgaggcggccgtcgtcgccgtgtACGTCGGCTTCAACGTCGTCTTCACGTTCGTCGGGTACACTATCACTGCGGAGAGCATCTTCTGGCCTGGTCGCAAGGACATCGAGCTCATCCGCTATGTCGCGGACCGCACGGGCATCATGTGTTTCTGGAACTTGCCGCTGCTCTGGGCTTTGGCAGGGCGGAACAACGTCGTGCTGTGGCTCACGACGTGGTCGTACTGTGCGttgcctcctccttcttTGTCGCATACCGCACccactcacgccccagcctcGCTCAACCTCTTCCACCGCTGGGTCGCCCGCGTCGCGACCCTCCAAGCAGTCATCCATTCCCTAGCGTACCTctacctcggcctcgagcgggGCCAGAGCCTGCAGTCCCTCTGGTCACGGCAATACTGGGCCATGGGGGTCATCGCGACGTTCGCCATGGTGCTCCTCCTGCCGCTGTCCGTCCGACCGCTCCGCGAACGCGCATACGAGCTGTTTCTCCAGCTGCATATCTGGCTGGCGTTCGCGACGCTCGTCCTGCTGTTCTATCACGTCAAGGTCATGCGCGGCGCGTACGACGGGTGGCTGTGGGCCTGTCTTGGCTTGTGGGCGTTCGACCGCGGGCTGCGGTatgcgcgcgtcgccgcgctggcatggagcgcgccgcgggggaacaacacgctcgcgctcgccacgggcgaggagcacggcCTGTTGCGGCTGTCCGTTGAGGTTGCAGCCTGCACCCCCGCCCCGGGCGCATACTACTTCCTCTATACGCCGCGCTCCCTCACGCCGTGGGAGAACCACCCGATGACGCTtgcgagcgccgagccgtcCCCAGGCGGAAAGGGCACGACGCTGCACTTCCTCATCGCGCCGCAAGCTGGCGCGACGAAGCGGattgccgacgaggtggccgccGCAGGGGGCAAGACGCACatgcgcgtgctcgtcgaaGGGCCGTACGGCGAGCACCACGACGTGTCAGCGTTCGACCGCGTGCTCCTCATCGCTGGCGGGTCGGGCGTGACCGCTGTGCTGccgtacgccgccgagcagcgcgacaaggccgacgtggCGTGGATCGTACCCAACGCGGcgtacgcgcgcgacgtgtgCTCTCGCGAACTGGcgggcagcgccagcgcgcatGTGTACGTCACGCGCCAAGCGGGTGTGTCTGCCGCCGACGTGTGGGgcatcgaggaggtcgaaagcagcgaagacgacgacgaggagatgagccagctcggcgaggacgagcggtCGTCGCTCCTCCGCAAGATTCCGGCATCACGCCCCAAGCTgctcgcgtcgagcggccGCCCACCCATGCGCGACGTGCTGGCACAGGCCGTGtccaagctcgtcggcggcgaacGGCTCGCTGTGCTTGCCTGCGGCCCGCCAGTCATGATGGACGACTTGCGGCTCGCCGTGTCCGAGGCATACGGACATGGGCTGGGTCAGCTGAGCGGTGACCGGCTCGTGTATTTCGAGGACGCGTTTGGGTGGTAG